The window GCTCGGGGGATGTCGGCGGGGCGCTTCGAGCGTACCGCCGCGCGCGAGAGCTGAGCGCCGGCGGGCCCGCTCCGGAGCTCGACGCGGCGATCGAGCGGATGAGCGGCCGGACCGCCTTGGAGGTCGGGACGCCACTGACGGTCATGTCCGATCCGGACGCTACCGCTTCATGCGTACAGGCAGGCGCAGCGGTACCTTTCGGATCCCGTCGCCACCTGGCCCTGCTCGGCACGCGCAACGTCGCGGACGGAAGGACCGATCCCGACAGGACGATGTCCGACGTGCTCGCGCTGAGCCTCGTGCAACGAAATGGGGCGGGCGCATCATTCGCGGTGGGTCCTCGCCTTCACGTGGTCTCGCAGCGGGGCGGCGCGCGACGGGACCTCGGTGTCGGGGGCGCGATCGCGGGGCGAGCGCCCTTGGGCCTGTCGCTCGAGGCCGACTGGCGGGCGGAGGTCGAAACTCCCTGGGACGAGGCCGCGGTCACGGTGCTTCGCGGCGGACGGACCACGGCCGCGGAGGGACACCTGTATTCGCACTCTTTTTCCCGGCGCCTGCTCCTCCAGGCCGGCGCGCGAAGGCGCCAGCTCTCGATCCTCGCCGCGGATCCCCGTTCGACGCGCCGCCCCGAGGCGTGGCAGTCCCTGTGGGTGGCCGGCGCGGATGTCGTCCTGTGGAGGAAACCGGGCGCCTCGGTGCGGGGCGAGATGCTCGACGAGGCGCTGATCGAGCCCACGTCGCTCTCGTCGGCCCTGACGCTTGCCTACCGTCACTACGACGTGTCCAGCCAGACGACGCCCGAGTTTGCCGCGCTCATCGGGCTCGCCCCGCGCGGCTCGGTCGACGAGGGTTCGTTCGCAACGACCGTGGTGTCGCCGCGAGGCAACCTCGGGCTGGAGTTGCGCGCCGGTCTCGCACACGACTCCGCGCGCAAGGCCCGGATGTGGAGGGCTGGAGGGGGCCTGATCTGGGCGCCGAAGCCTGCGACCCGATTTGCTCTGAAGTACGAGGAGGCCAGCGAGGTCGCCACCGGGCTCGTCGGCCAGCGCCGCACAGGATGGTTGAGCTTCCATGTGGATCTCTGAACCCCGACATCTGGATCGGCCCAAGCTGAGGAGACGGGCGCTCGACGCGTTCGGTCTCGCGGTCGCGCTCGCCTTCCTCCCGGAGCTGGTGGCGGCGCGTGCAGGCGTCGTTCTCGAGCCGCACCCGGGCTGGATCGCGGTGCTCGTCCTGGCGGCGCGGTATGGAAGCGGCGGGCTCTTCACGGGCCTGATCGCGGCCGCCGGCGCCGTCGGAATCGGATCGGCGGTCGCGGGGGCGGGGCTCGTGACCTCGTGGAGCCGACTCGACTCGGGACCCAACCTGATCGCGTTCGGCGCGTGCCTCGCGGTCTCCGGGATCGCCTCGTGGCATTTGCGACGTCAGGCGGACCTTTGCGAGCGAATATCCGCGCTCTCCGATCGAGCCGCCGAGGCGGAAGCGACGATCCATTCCCTTCGCGGCGTTGTCGCGAGGCTGCGGGCGCGGGTCGATCGTACGTCGGCCTCCCTGTCCTTTTTGCGCGACGTTGCCGCGCGCCTGGAGGGAGCGGATCCGGTCGCCGCCGCCGAAGGGGCGGCCGACCTCGTGCTCGCGCGGACCGGGGCATCCGCCGCGGCAGTCAGGGTGGGCATGAATGGGTTCGAACGGCTCCTGGCCGTTCGGGACGCGAGGGGGCCCATGGCGCTCGCGCCGCTGACGTCTGGCCACGCCGAGCTGACCGTGCCGATTCGCAACGGAAACGATCGGGTCGGCCTCATCGCGCTCTGGGGGATTCCTCATTCCGGGCTCGACGATGCGACGACGCACGATCTGGCGGTCATTGCGTCGTGGTGCGCGCCGGCGCTCGCCGTCACCGGGCGGCGTCCGGAGCCGGCGGCCGGCCGCGCGGGGAGGGTCGGATGATCGGCGCGGCGCCAGCGATTCGGGTGATCGGGGGCTCGGGTCGCGGGGACCGCCCGCGCGGGGCCGCTCTCCTCGCCGCGTGCGTCGCGTTCGATGCCGTCGCGGCCGGGATCCTGCTCCTCGGCACACCGCTCCCGCCGCTCCTCAAGGGCGTTGCGGCAGCGGTCTCGCATGGAGCGGCGGTCCTTCTCTCGTCCCGCTCGGCCCGCGGGCAACCCAGCCGCCGGTGGCTGAGCGCCGCGGCGGTGCTGGCGGTTCCGTGCGCTGGGGCCGCCGTTGCCACCGCGATTTTCCTCACGAGAGGAGGCGGCTCGACCTCGATGGGACGACGCAGGAAAGCGCGCTGGAGACCGTCGCTCACGATGGCCTCGGTGCAACGCCTGGGGACCGCGCTCTCGCCCTGCGACGCGCTGGACTGCGGTGACGAGGAGCAGCGTCGCGCCGCGCTGTCGGCGCTCTCAAGGCGGGAGGACTCCGAGGCGATCGCTCTGTTGCGCCGGACGGCGGCGGGTCGCGATCCCGATCTGGCGCTGCCCGCCGCGCTGGTGCTGGACGAGATCGGCGAGCGCGCCGAGCGCCGCGTGAACCGGCTGGACCCCGCGGTGGTCCGACATTGAAGCCGGTTGACCTCCACAGTGGAGCCGCGGGCGCCGACGTCTGCCTCGTGCTGGAAGGGTCGTATCCGTACGTCAAGGGAGGCGTGTCGACGTGGGTCCACGATCTGATCGGCAGCCTCCCGGAGCTCCGATTCGCCCTGGTGCACGTCGGCCCCGAGCAGGGGACCTACACCCGGAAGCTCTATTCGCTTCCGGCCAACGTGGTCACCTTCTCCGATATGTACTGTCGCGAGCCGCTCGCGCGCGGCCGCGACGTGGCTGTACTGCAGAGGGTGGCCCATGCCGAGCGCAGCCGTCACGCGGATGCCCGCCGATCCTCTCGTGTCCTTAACGGTATCCGCCGATTGCATCTCGAAGACCAGGTGGACTCGTCGCTGCTCGACGACCTCGCCAGCGGCGATCTCTCGGTCGGCGCGTTTCTCCACGGCAGGGCATCCTTCGAGCTGACGACGGAGCTATGCGAGCGGCTGGCGCCCGACGCTTCGTTTCTGGACTTCTTCTGGCACTTTCGATCGATGAACCTGCCGCTCGTTCGCCTGCTCGCCGCCGAGCCGCCTGCCGCGGCCACGTACCACGCCCTCTGCACCGGCTACGCGGGGGTCCTGGCGGCGGTGTGGAGCCACCGGACCGGTCGCCCATTCCTCTTGACGGAGCACGGGATCTACGCGCGCGAGCGAAACCTCGAGCTGGACCGAGCCGCCTGGTTCCGCGAGACCCGCGACCGCCGACCCTCGGACGGAACCAACGAAACGATCGACAATGCTACGGCCTCGGCCTTACGTAGGATTTGGGTGCGCTTCTTTCGCGCCCTGGCGCGATGTGCCTATGCCCAAGCCACGAGTGTCGTCTCGCTGTCCGAGGCCAACCGACAGAGGCAGATCGCCGACGGCGCCCCAGCCGCCAGGACTCTCGTCGTCCCCAACGGCATCGACCTCGAGGGATTCCGTGCGCGCGTCGCCGGGACGCCGTCCCGAGCCGCGGGGGGCCGCCCCATGAGGGTCGCCTTCGTGGGGCGACTGGTTCCGATCAAGGACATCGCCACGCTCATCCGTGCGTGCTTCCTGGCGTTGCGGGTCGTCGACTTGGACGTGCGCATTATCGGTCCGATCGACGAGGATCCGCGGTACGCGCGCCGGTGCCGGCGCCTTACGGCGAAGCTCGGTCTCGAGCACGCGATTCGCTTCGAAAAGGCGCTGCCGATCGAGCGCATCTATTCCGAGATCGACATCCTGGTCCTCACGAGCTTCAGCGAAGGGCAACCGCTCGTCATTCTGGAGGCCAACGCCGCGGGGATTCCGGTGGTTGCCTCCGACGTCGGGGCCTGTCGCGATCTGCTCGAGGGGCGGAACAACGTCGATCGACGGATCGGTCCGAGCGGCATCGTGACGCGGCTCGCCGCCCCCGAGGAAACCGCGGCGGCGATCGTTCGACTCGCTCGGGATCCCGAGCTGCGCCGTCTCATGGGCGCCGCGGGTCGGCGACGCGTGGCCACGTACTATCGAAAGAGCGCCACCGTCTCGACGTACCGTGCGCTCTATAAGGTCGGACCGTGGCCGGCATCGGCTGGCGTCTCGAGCGCCTGATCCATCGAGGAATCTCCGGAGCCACCGCAGCCTACGCCACGGGCGCGGCCGTCATGGCTCTGCCGTGGGTGCTGACCACGGCGGTGCTCGTCTCGCTCCCGGCCATCATCGGGCGAGGCATGGCGGATCCCGCCACCGCCGGAACCGTCGTGAACGTCGCCTACGCGGTCGCGCTGTTCGTGGCCGGGCCGGTCCAGAT is drawn from Candidatus Eisenbacteria bacterium and contains these coding sequences:
- a CDS encoding tetratricopeptide repeat protein produces the protein MDPTSRWPPICGRLGKAALALVLITAGGRAWGQAPSAPAGTLERAAVLVKNRSFEQAATMLRRLLSVDPANRRAKEMLAFDLESMGDLKGERQVRSALAAELPDDPRIQTDYGRVLERSGDVGGALRAYRRARELSAGGPAPELDAAIERMSGRTALEVGTPLTVMSDPDATASCVQAGAAVPFGSRRHLALLGTRNVADGRTDPDRTMSDVLALSLVQRNGAGASFAVGPRLHVVSQRGGARRDLGVGGAIAGRAPLGLSLEADWRAEVETPWDEAAVTVLRGGRTTAAEGHLYSHSFSRRLLLQAGARRRQLSILAADPRSTRRPEAWQSLWVAGADVVLWRKPGASVRGEMLDEALIEPTSLSSALTLAYRHYDVSSQTTPEFAALIGLAPRGSVDEGSFATTVVSPRGNLGLELRAGLAHDSARKARMWRAGGGLIWAPKPATRFALKYEEASEVATGLVGQRRTGWLSFHVDL
- a CDS encoding DUF3492 domain-containing protein, with the translated sequence MKPVDLHSGAAGADVCLVLEGSYPYVKGGVSTWVHDLIGSLPELRFALVHVGPEQGTYTRKLYSLPANVVTFSDMYCREPLARGRDVAVLQRVAHAERSRHADARRSSRVLNGIRRLHLEDQVDSSLLDDLASGDLSVGAFLHGRASFELTTELCERLAPDASFLDFFWHFRSMNLPLVRLLAAEPPAAATYHALCTGYAGVLAAVWSHRTGRPFLLTEHGIYARERNLELDRAAWFRETRDRRPSDGTNETIDNATASALRRIWVRFFRALARCAYAQATSVVSLSEANRQRQIADGAPAARTLVVPNGIDLEGFRARVAGTPSRAAGGRPMRVAFVGRLVPIKDIATLIRACFLALRVVDLDVRIIGPIDEDPRYARRCRRLTAKLGLEHAIRFEKALPIERIYSEIDILVLTSFSEGQPLVILEANAAGIPVVASDVGACRDLLEGRNNVDRRIGPSGIVTRLAAPEETAAAIVRLARDPELRRLMGAAGRRRVATYYRKSATVSTYRALYKVGPWPASAGVSSA